In Selenomonas sp. TAMA-11512, a genomic segment contains:
- a CDS encoding YitT family protein, whose amino-acid sequence MHQKAVHIWKEAQRYLVVIIGSFICGVGINLLLVPGQLLSSGISGIALLGHYMLGWPIGLQILLYNIPILFLSYRFLGKRYTADTIIGTVLFSLAIDATAFLQAYEAVRDVMLCAIFGGIVSGIGYGLIFKSGSNTGGMDVIGAIIKKYYSIDVGTVVFAINLVIVLASAWIFNLEIALFTMVSIYATAELTNRFAAGFNREKAIFIISDKSERIGESIMVHLHRGVTYLDARGGFLKEKKSVAYVIVSLTQVGMVKRIVNKDDPSAFMIVMDASEVMGRGFSQNTILYRFALRKAMIQEAREKHEVKNPEA is encoded by the coding sequence ATGCATCAAAAAGCAGTGCATATATGGAAGGAGGCGCAGCGCTATCTCGTTGTCATTATCGGCAGCTTTATCTGCGGCGTTGGAATCAATTTACTTCTCGTCCCGGGACAGCTCTTGTCCAGCGGCATCAGCGGCATAGCGCTCTTGGGACACTATATGCTTGGCTGGCCGATTGGTCTTCAGATACTGCTTTACAATATTCCGATTCTCTTCTTATCCTACAGATTTCTCGGCAAAAGATATACGGCAGATACGATCATCGGGACGGTGCTCTTTTCTCTGGCCATCGATGCGACGGCTTTCTTACAGGCATATGAGGCCGTTCGGGATGTAATGCTTTGTGCGATCTTCGGCGGTATTGTCTCGGGGATCGGATATGGACTGATATTTAAGTCGGGCTCAAATACGGGCGGTATGGATGTCATCGGTGCCATCATCAAGAAATACTATTCGATTGACGTCGGTACGGTGGTGTTTGCCATCAATCTCGTCATTGTCTTAGCATCGGCATGGATTTTTAACCTCGAGATTGCGCTTTTCACGATGGTATCCATCTATGCGACGGCAGAGCTGACAAATCGATTTGCTGCAGGCTTTAACAGGGAAAAGGCGATCTTTATCATTTCCGATAAAAGCGAGCGCATCGGAGAATCCATCATGGTACATCTCCATCGCGGCGTCACTTACCTCGATGCACGCGGCGGCTTTCTGAAGGAAAAGAAGAGTGTTGCCTACGTCATTGTAAGTCTGACACAGGTCGGGATGGTGAAACGCATTGTGAATAAGGATGATCCGAGTGCGTTTATGATCGTCATGGACGCGTCCGAGGTTATGGGGCGAGGATTCTCGCAAAACACGATTCTCTATCGCTTTGCCCTTCGCAAGGCCATGATACAGGAAGCCAGGGAAAAGCACGAAGTGAAGAACCCCGAAGCATAA
- the putP gene encoding sodium/proline symporter PutP: MTDNILIIIAFIVYLSLMMLIGIYYYRRTRNMADYILGNRKLGAWVTSLSAEASDMSGWMLMGLPGFAYLAGLNAGWIALGLALGTYFNWKFVAERLRKYTELANNSLTIPDFLQNRYQDRSNLLRVIPAVFILIFFIIYTSSGFVAGGKLFETIFGIPYEAAVLLGAFVVVFYTLAGGFLAVSMTDFIQGVMMFFAILLVPFAGMMLLGGPVTSLESLYLVEPTFFNPFIKPDGSMLGFIEFLSLMGWGLGYFGQPHILVRFMAIRSSKELTSAMHIAMTWVVISLSAAVLVGLVGHIFLVPALSGSDSETVFLRMTHDIFSPFAAGLILSAVLAAIMSTASAQLLVAASAFAQDFYRSIFRSTAEQKELLWVSRISVLCIAGFAITIAMNPSSLILDMVAYAWAGFGATFGPALLMSLFWRRATRNGVLAGIIVGGITVLIWKQFAFFGLYELVPGFLFALLTIYIISRLDTPPAEEITSTFDAVEKSDI; the protein is encoded by the coding sequence TTGACCGACAATATCCTCATCATCATTGCCTTTATTGTCTATCTCTCTCTGATGATGCTCATAGGGATCTACTATTATCGACGCACTCGCAATATGGCGGACTACATCTTGGGCAATCGAAAGCTCGGTGCCTGGGTCACTTCTCTCTCTGCCGAAGCTTCCGATATGAGCGGCTGGATGTTGATGGGACTGCCCGGATTTGCCTATCTGGCGGGACTCAATGCGGGCTGGATTGCCCTGGGGCTTGCACTCGGCACGTATTTTAACTGGAAATTCGTCGCCGAAAGGCTTAGAAAATACACGGAGCTTGCGAACAACTCCCTGACGATTCCGGATTTCCTGCAGAATCGATATCAGGATAGAAGCAATCTCCTGCGCGTGATCCCGGCTGTATTCATCCTTATCTTTTTCATCATTTATACTTCATCCGGCTTCGTCGCCGGCGGTAAGCTCTTTGAGACCATCTTCGGCATCCCCTATGAAGCTGCCGTTCTCTTAGGTGCTTTTGTTGTTGTTTTTTACACACTTGCAGGAGGCTTCCTTGCTGTCTCGATGACAGATTTCATTCAGGGCGTCATGATGTTCTTCGCGATCCTGCTCGTTCCCTTTGCGGGCATGATGCTGTTGGGTGGTCCCGTGACCTCTTTGGAATCTCTCTATCTGGTGGAGCCCACTTTTTTCAATCCCTTTATCAAACCTGACGGCTCCATGCTCGGGTTCATAGAGTTTCTTTCTCTCATGGGTTGGGGACTCGGCTACTTTGGACAGCCGCATATCCTCGTCCGCTTTATGGCAATTCGCTCTTCCAAAGAGCTGACATCTGCCATGCACATTGCTATGACATGGGTTGTCATCTCTCTTTCCGCCGCTGTTCTCGTCGGACTTGTCGGTCACATCTTCCTTGTCCCCGCACTTTCCGGCAGCGACAGCGAAACTGTCTTCCTTCGCATGACACATGATATTTTCAGTCCTTTCGCTGCGGGACTCATCCTGTCGGCGGTCCTCGCCGCCATCATGAGCACGGCATCGGCACAGCTTCTCGTTGCAGCATCTGCCTTTGCACAGGATTTCTATCGTTCCATCTTCCGCAGCACAGCGGAGCAAAAGGAGCTTCTTTGGGTCAGCCGTATCTCCGTTTTATGCATCGCGGGATTCGCCATCACGATTGCCATGAATCCGTCGAGTCTGATTCTTGATATGGTCGCCTATGCTTGGGCCGGCTTCGGTGCCACCTTCGGTCCCGCCCTCTTGATGTCTCTCTTCTGGCGACGTGCCACAAGAAACGGTGTCCTCGCCGGCATCATTGTCGGCGGTATAACCGTCCTTATTTGGAAGCAGTTTGCATTCTTCGGGCTCTATGAGCTTGTCCCCGGCTTTCTCTTCGCGCTTTTAACCATCTACATCATCAGTCGACTCGATACGCCGCCTGCCGAGGAAATCACCTCCACCTTTGATGCGGTTGAGAAGAGCGATATTTGA
- a CDS encoding NAD(P)/FAD-dependent oxidoreductase, with the protein MVNNTRSYDVAIIGAGPAGIFAAYELTKVRPELQVVVLESGKSIEGRLCPIAEGRSKSCIGCKPCSIMRGFGGAGAFSDGKYNFTTAFGGWLNEYMPDQKVMELIRYVDEINCAHGAPSKIFSTAQSDLKRRALEHDLHLMEASVRHLGTENNLKMLTSIYNELKEKVEFRFLTQVKSILSVGHRVQGVELADGAKIAADYVVAMPGRAGAEWFSDECQRLGIQSRNNQVDVGVRVEVQDTIFNHITDEMYEAKLVYRTKRYGDRVRTFCMNPHGHVVAENTDGIVTVNGHSYSDPELQSDNTNFAILVSNHFTEPFNEPHKYGKSIASFSNMLGGGIIVQRYGDLRKGRRTNAHRLGQSFTAPTLAATPGDLSLVLPRRHMDNIMEMIEALNHIAPGMTNDDTLLYGVEVKFYSSRTVLTQALETSVEGLFAGGDGAGVTRGLSQASASGVHAAREILSRC; encoded by the coding sequence ATGGTGAACAACACAAGGTCTTATGATGTAGCGATTATCGGTGCAGGGCCGGCGGGTATCTTTGCCGCCTATGAACTGACAAAGGTGCGGCCGGAACTTCAGGTCGTCGTCTTAGAGAGCGGAAAATCCATTGAAGGTCGCCTGTGTCCCATTGCGGAGGGCAGATCGAAGAGCTGTATCGGCTGCAAGCCGTGCAGTATCATGCGTGGCTTTGGCGGGGCGGGAGCCTTCTCTGACGGCAAGTACAATTTTACAACGGCCTTCGGCGGATGGCTTAATGAATACATGCCGGATCAAAAGGTCATGGAACTCATCCGATATGTAGATGAAATCAACTGTGCGCACGGTGCTCCATCCAAGATTTTTTCAACGGCGCAGTCCGATTTGAAGCGCCGTGCGCTCGAGCATGATCTGCACCTCATGGAGGCGAGCGTTCGTCATCTCGGCACGGAGAACAATCTCAAGATGCTGACCTCGATCTACAATGAGCTCAAAGAAAAGGTGGAGTTTCGATTTCTGACGCAGGTCAAGAGCATCCTTTCCGTGGGACATAGGGTGCAGGGAGTAGAGCTTGCAGACGGAGCGAAAATCGCCGCTGACTACGTCGTTGCAATGCCCGGCAGAGCGGGAGCGGAGTGGTTCTCTGATGAATGTCAGAGACTTGGGATTCAAAGCCGCAACAATCAGGTCGATGTCGGTGTTCGTGTTGAGGTGCAGGACACGATTTTTAACCATATCACCGACGAGATGTATGAGGCAAAACTCGTCTATCGTACGAAGCGCTATGGGGATCGCGTGCGCACATTTTGTATGAACCCCCATGGTCACGTCGTCGCAGAGAATACAGACGGTATTGTGACAGTCAACGGACATTCCTACAGCGATCCGGAATTGCAGAGCGACAATACGAATTTTGCAATTCTCGTCAGCAATCACTTTACGGAGCCCTTTAATGAACCGCATAAGTATGGAAAAAGTATTGCGTCTTTTTCCAATATGCTTGGCGGCGGCATCATCGTCCAGCGCTATGGAGACCTTCGTAAGGGGCGCAGGACAAATGCGCATCGCCTGGGGCAGAGCTTTACTGCTCCGACACTTGCGGCAACACCGGGGGACCTTTCTCTTGTACTGCCTCGACGTCACATGGACAACATCATGGAGATGATTGAGGCGCTCAACCATATCGCTCCCGGCATGACAAATGACGATACGTTGCTTTACGGTGTGGAAGTCAAGTTTTACAGTTCCCGTACGGTTCTGACGCAGGCGCTTGAAACAAGTGTAGAAGGTCTATTTGCTGGCGGAGACGGTGCGGGAGTGACACGTGGTCTGTCACAGGCAAGCGCCAGCGGCGTGCATGCAGCAAGAGAAATTTTATCTCGCTGTTAA
- a CDS encoding response regulator has product MNVLEKVKIMIVDDSRVSQAMLEGILSKTEFEVVALAGNVAEAVERYKEFQPDAVTMDMNLPDGSGLDASRRIIEFDPNAKIVMISAMRDVSLMTRGREVGIHSFLQKPVKPQALMDTLMVLCHDKIGTASILRESYVRTFAQAMQRSLQNLINMESEITITESESNYLTVQGIAVILGLTGYPMGRIVVHMEKPVMKAFAHTMLVKEVGVELSEDEVNDAIEEASNIIAGRGVSKVNDIFRDREIRLTPPGTISGSGIRIANPKLTSFEVKATTKIGDIYMNIGFAEGA; this is encoded by the coding sequence GTGAATGTTTTGGAAAAGGTTAAGATTATGATTGTTGATGACTCCAGGGTCAGTCAGGCAATGCTGGAGGGGATTTTATCCAAGACGGAATTTGAAGTCGTCGCGCTTGCGGGCAATGTGGCAGAGGCGGTAGAGCGCTACAAGGAGTTTCAGCCGGATGCCGTGACGATGGATATGAACCTGCCGGACGGTTCAGGACTTGATGCGAGTCGTCGTATCATTGAGTTTGATCCGAATGCAAAGATTGTTATGATTTCCGCTATGCGCGATGTCAGCCTCATGACGCGCGGACGAGAGGTGGGGATTCACTCCTTTCTGCAAAAGCCCGTTAAGCCACAGGCACTTATGGATACCTTGATGGTGCTGTGTCACGATAAGATCGGTACGGCCTCCATTCTTCGTGAATCGTATGTTCGTACGTTTGCACAGGCGATGCAGCGCAGTCTGCAGAACCTCATCAATATGGAGAGCGAGATTACGATCACAGAGTCGGAGAGCAACTATCTCACGGTGCAGGGTATTGCGGTCATTTTGGGGTTGACAGGCTATCCGATGGGGCGTATCGTCGTCCACATGGAAAAGCCCGTTATGAAGGCGTTTGCCCATACGATGCTCGTCAAAGAGGTCGGTGTGGAACTCTCCGAGGATGAAGTCAACGATGCCATTGAAGAAGCCTCAAATATCATTGCAGGCCGCGGCGTATCGAAGGTGAACGATATCTTCCGTGATCGTGAGATTCGATTGACACCGCCCGGCACGATCAGCGGCAGCGGTATTCGCATTGCCAATCCGAAACTCACCTCGTTTGAGGTCAAAGCGACAACGAAAATCGGTGATATATATATGAACATTGGATTTGCAGAGGGGGCGTGA
- a CDS encoding chemotaxis protein CheX, giving the protein MDAKLVNPFIDAFTAVMPQLGFPEPKRTAMGLKEKVVKSKGVAVIVGFTKQIHGNVVYNMTEDTAKSIASTMMMGMPVEAFDEMAQSAISELSNMLTANTATNITALGVEVDISTPSLSIGSDFQIKISNDNYLSVDMDLAGHAVELAIFVSKDA; this is encoded by the coding sequence ATGGACGCAAAGCTGGTCAATCCATTTATCGATGCATTTACAGCCGTCATGCCACAGCTTGGCTTTCCGGAGCCGAAGCGCACAGCGATGGGGCTAAAAGAGAAGGTCGTCAAGAGTAAAGGTGTCGCTGTCATTGTAGGCTTTACAAAGCAGATTCATGGTAATGTCGTCTATAACATGACGGAGGATACGGCAAAATCCATTGCTTCGACTATGATGATGGGAATGCCTGTAGAGGCATTCGATGAAATGGCACAGAGCGCGATTTCGGAGCTCAGTAATATGCTGACGGCGAATACGGCAACAAACATCACGGCACTTGGCGTCGAGGTCGATATATCGACACCGTCGCTTTCCATTGGATCCGACTTCCAGATCAAGATCAGCAACGATAACTATCTATCGGTTGATATGGATTTAGCGGGACATGCGGTGGAGCTTGCTATTTTCGTTTCGAAGGATGCCTAG
- a CDS encoding amidohydrolase, with protein sequence MELDAKIMQMADEMAEDLIRQRRDLHRHPEPGWTEFRTASIVAKTLAELGYEVQVGREVMEESARMGVPSEAVLAREKERAQREGADPHWLDRMDGGFTGVVGTLRFAKKGPVVGIRFDMDSNDVTETDAAEHFPNREGFASCHPGAMHACGHDGHTAVGMGVARIFAALKDELAGTVKLVFQPAEEGLRGAHAMVEKGVVDDVNYMLGAHFGFKAKETGSVACNVVGFLASSKYDAHFVGVPAHAGAAPEEGKNAVLATACAALNLHAISRHSGGASRINVGYMEAGSGRNVIGDKGLLRIETRGASSAINHYMEQEAERIIKSAALMYDVEVKIEKAGGSAGGNNTPELAAYLENRAKGLGLFRDIMQETNFGASEDFAYFMERVQERGGQAAYMMIGAKLAAGHHDSRFNFDEQALVYAAKMIAASGASLLLEK encoded by the coding sequence ATGGAACTGGATGCAAAAATCATGCAGATGGCGGATGAAATGGCGGAGGATCTGATCCGCCAGCGGCGCGATCTTCACCGTCATCCGGAGCCGGGCTGGACAGAGTTCCGCACGGCGTCGATTGTCGCAAAGACGCTCGCAGAGCTCGGCTATGAGGTGCAGGTCGGACGCGAAGTCATGGAGGAGAGCGCACGCATGGGCGTTCCCTCGGAAGCGGTACTCGCACGGGAGAAGGAACGTGCGCAGAGAGAAGGCGCAGATCCCCATTGGCTTGATCGCATGGACGGCGGCTTTACGGGCGTTGTCGGTACGCTCCGCTTCGCGAAAAAAGGTCCCGTCGTCGGCATACGCTTTGACATGGACTCCAACGATGTGACCGAGACGGATGCAGCGGAGCATTTTCCGAACCGCGAGGGGTTTGCCTCCTGCCACCCCGGCGCGATGCACGCCTGCGGTCATGACGGACACACCGCCGTCGGGATGGGCGTCGCACGCATCTTTGCCGCGCTGAAGGACGAGCTCGCAGGCACAGTGAAGCTTGTCTTCCAGCCTGCCGAAGAGGGTTTGCGCGGCGCGCATGCGATGGTCGAAAAGGGCGTCGTCGACGATGTCAACTATATGCTCGGCGCACATTTCGGCTTCAAGGCAAAGGAGACGGGCAGCGTCGCCTGCAACGTTGTCGGCTTCCTCGCCTCGAGCAAATATGACGCGCATTTTGTCGGCGTGCCCGCCCATGCGGGTGCTGCGCCTGAGGAGGGCAAGAACGCCGTGCTCGCGACCGCCTGTGCAGCGCTCAACCTCCACGCGATCTCGCGTCACTCGGGCGGCGCTTCACGTATCAACGTCGGCTACATGGAGGCGGGCAGCGGACGCAATGTCATCGGAGACAAGGGACTGCTGCGTATCGAGACACGCGGCGCGTCGAGCGCGATCAACCACTACATGGAGCAGGAAGCCGAGCGCATCATCAAGTCGGCAGCGCTTATGTACGATGTCGAAGTCAAGATTGAAAAGGCGGGAGGCTCTGCCGGCGGCAACAATACGCCGGAGCTTGCCGCCTATCTTGAGAATCGAGCAAAGGGGCTCGGACTCTTCCGCGATATCATGCAGGAGACGAACTTCGGCGCGAGCGAGGACTTCGCCTACTTCATGGAACGCGTGCAGGAACGCGGCGGACAAGCCGCCTACATGATGATCGGCGCGAAGCTCGCGGCGGGACATCATGACTCACGCTTCAACTTCGACGAGCAGGCGCTCGTCTATGCCGCCAAAATGATTGCCGCCAGCGGAGCCTCTCTCCTGCTGGAGAAATAA
- a CDS encoding M20/M25/M40 family metallo-hydrolase, with product MIEKKRVLDTFFELVSIRCSTLDEREIGDLLTARLKELGAAEIHEDNAGEILGGNCGNIIANFKGTVKDAPVLMLTAHMDCVEPCANIKPVLKDGVIRSDGTTILGTDDKAGVAAILETLRCLKEGNISHGDLQVVFNVAEEGGVNGSQNIDQNLLHADFGYTLDTHGHPGTAAFKAPGKNQLEVRIQGKTAHAGIAPEAGHNAITAAGHVLTAVPQGRIDEETTCNVGKITGGTATNVVAEFCTICFESRSRDKAKLDAITQRIVDSVNTAIEGTGCTVDIAVKKDYDPYELSPDALPLRYLRKAAEKCGFPVHLEEAGGGSDANFYNSYNIPTAVLAVGMTDCHTKEESILEQDLYDAAELTLALVQEVAAKH from the coding sequence ATGATCGAAAAAAAAAGAGTGCTCGATACATTCTTCGAGCTTGTCTCCATCCGATGCTCCACACTCGATGAGCGTGAGATCGGCGATCTTCTCACTGCTCGGCTGAAAGAGCTCGGTGCGGCGGAGATCCACGAGGACAATGCCGGTGAGATTCTCGGCGGAAACTGCGGCAACATCATTGCGAACTTCAAAGGCACAGTGAAGGATGCGCCTGTCCTCATGCTCACGGCGCATATGGACTGCGTCGAGCCGTGTGCGAACATCAAGCCCGTTCTCAAAGACGGTGTGATCCGCTCCGACGGCACGACCATCCTCGGCACGGACGACAAGGCCGGTGTGGCTGCAATCCTCGAGACGCTGCGCTGCCTAAAGGAAGGGAACATCTCGCACGGCGATCTGCAGGTTGTCTTCAACGTCGCTGAGGAAGGCGGCGTGAACGGCTCGCAGAACATTGACCAAAACCTTCTGCACGCCGATTTCGGCTACACGCTTGACACGCACGGACATCCCGGCACAGCGGCGTTCAAGGCTCCCGGCAAGAACCAGCTTGAGGTGCGCATCCAAGGCAAGACCGCCCACGCAGGCATTGCGCCCGAGGCAGGACATAACGCCATCACGGCGGCAGGTCATGTGCTCACGGCAGTGCCGCAGGGGCGCATTGACGAAGAGACGACCTGCAACGTCGGCAAGATCACGGGCGGTACAGCTACGAACGTCGTTGCCGAATTCTGCACTATCTGCTTTGAGTCGCGCAGCCGCGACAAGGCGAAGCTCGACGCGATTACGCAGCGCATCGTGGACTCGGTAAACACGGCGATCGAGGGTACGGGCTGCACCGTTGACATCGCTGTAAAGAAAGACTATGATCCGTACGAACTCTCGCCGGACGCCCTACCCCTGCGCTATTTGCGGAAAGCGGCGGAGAAATGCGGCTTCCCCGTACACCTTGAGGAGGCGGGCGGCGGCTCGGACGCAAATTTTTACAACTCCTACAACATTCCGACCGCTGTCCTCGCCGTGGGCATGACGGACTGCCACACGAAGGAGGAGAGCATCCTTGAGCAGGATCTCTATGACGCGGCGGAGCTGACGCTTGCGCTTGTGCAGGAAGTCGCGGCGAAGCATTGA
- the dcuC gene encoding C4-dicarboxylate transporter DcuC gives MAITGGIIVIIAFAAIIKKYEARMVLFAAGLLMCIIGGVAGNAITTFSKTMVHGTLVPVICTVMGFSFVMKLTECDRHLVESISGVITKTRAILIPLAVLLTWWINIAIPSAAGCAAAVGSILIPALIAAGVHPAMAAAAVLAGTWGSAISPGTSHNPFVADLAGTDVMTVIMNEAPAAIIASFVCIIALTAIAIICKEGPTEERRNSYLAQLTEGEQNANFKVNPIYALIPLVPLIMLVLGSKQIAVLPLTDVPTAMITGSILALIATRKNPQEVTKKFFDGMGSAYGSVMGLIIAAAVFTAGMAAMGLTGALIEAMKGSESIAKFAGAFGPFLIAVISGSGDAAALAFNGAITPQAEAFGMSIVDLGSLAQMAGAMGRSMSPVAGAAMVCAGLAKVSPMEISKRNALPMLLATITFMIVLFI, from the coding sequence TTGGCTATCACAGGTGGAATTATTGTCATCATTGCCTTCGCCGCCATCATCAAGAAGTATGAGGCGCGCATGGTACTCTTCGCCGCAGGTCTTCTCATGTGTATCATCGGCGGAGTCGCCGGAAATGCCATTACAACGTTCAGCAAGACGATGGTACATGGCACGCTTGTACCTGTCATCTGTACTGTCATGGGCTTCTCGTTCGTCATGAAGCTTACGGAGTGCGATCGTCATCTTGTCGAGTCCATCTCCGGCGTCATCACGAAGACACGTGCCATTCTCATTCCTCTCGCTGTTCTCCTGACATGGTGGATCAACATCGCCATCCCGAGTGCAGCGGGCTGCGCGGCGGCGGTCGGCAGTATCCTCATCCCCGCCCTTATCGCGGCGGGCGTTCACCCTGCCATGGCGGCGGCAGCCGTTCTCGCGGGAACGTGGGGCAGCGCAATCAGCCCCGGTACTTCGCACAACCCCTTTGTCGCCGATCTGGCCGGCACGGACGTGATGACCGTCATCATGAATGAAGCGCCTGCCGCCATCATTGCCTCGTTCGTCTGCATTATCGCACTTACGGCAATTGCCATCATATGCAAGGAGGGCCCCACGGAGGAGCGCCGTAATTCCTATCTTGCACAGCTCACCGAGGGGGAGCAGAACGCGAATTTTAAGGTCAATCCCATCTACGCGCTTATTCCTCTCGTTCCCCTCATCATGCTCGTGCTCGGCAGCAAACAGATTGCCGTTCTCCCGCTGACGGATGTACCGACCGCCATGATTACCGGTTCTATTCTCGCGCTCATCGCAACGCGCAAGAATCCGCAGGAGGTCACGAAGAAATTCTTTGACGGCATGGGCAGCGCCTACGGCAGCGTTATGGGTCTCATCATCGCCGCCGCCGTCTTTACCGCAGGTATGGCGGCAATGGGTCTCACCGGTGCACTCATCGAGGCGATGAAGGGATCAGAGTCTATCGCGAAGTTTGCGGGTGCATTCGGTCCTTTCCTCATTGCCGTCATCTCCGGCTCAGGTGACGCCGCGGCGCTTGCCTTTAACGGTGCGATCACACCACAGGCGGAGGCGTTCGGCATGTCCATCGTCGACCTCGGCTCGCTTGCGCAGATGGCAGGTGCGATGGGACGCTCCATGTCTCCTGTCGCCGGTGCGGCTATGGTCTGCGCGGGTCTCGCAAAGGTCAGCCCGATGGAGATCTCCAAGCGCAACGCTCTGCCCATGCTGCTCGCGACTATCACCTTTATGATTGTGCTGTTCATCTAA
- the argH gene encoding argininosuccinate lyase gives MRGRNRLKAEMSPFFRKEIAEPGILLEYRHGFEEMILLNKAYAKMLLQQKIISIEEARTILEGLDYVRDHFTEQDIDGKYEELYFNLEQKFLQKVGIAVGGRLHTGRSRNDIYATLWRMETRKSIWTLCEEVIALQRRMLKLAHKYRDCIMTGYTHMQPAQPITVGYYYTAAIEALGRDFDRLREAYEKTNQETLGAAALAGTGFPIDRKALEEMLGFEGIVTNAMDCVGNKDYLLETESAVSILMVHLSRFAQDHYIWCTDEFGYAVVGGEIAIVSSIMPQKKNPVTLEMVKAKASNMIGTFVSGCAVAKNTLFSLCMDLFEMHATYWPAWETSRDALRLFHETLKYFTFHKERMYEAAKSNFSTVTALADFLVRKHDISFSEAHDIVADMVNVLAESQKEITEMNASLLKESSEQVIGRALESTDDEIWTVLDPLLNVCGKTSLGSPGEESLRQMLEMSDAMISEQESWLEERKDVVRKAYDRIQKQI, from the coding sequence ATGCGAGGCAGAAATCGGTTAAAGGCGGAGATGTCACCTTTTTTTCGCAAGGAAATAGCAGAGCCGGGGATTTTGCTTGAGTATCGGCATGGCTTTGAAGAAATGATTCTCCTCAATAAAGCCTATGCAAAGATGTTGCTGCAGCAGAAGATTATTTCTATAGAGGAAGCACGCACCATTCTGGAGGGGCTCGATTATGTCCGTGATCATTTTACGGAGCAGGACATCGATGGGAAATACGAGGAGCTCTACTTCAACCTCGAACAGAAATTCCTGCAAAAGGTAGGGATTGCTGTAGGCGGACGGCTGCACACGGGGCGCAGCCGCAACGATATATATGCGACACTCTGGCGGATGGAAACCCGCAAGTCGATCTGGACGCTTTGCGAGGAGGTTATTGCGCTTCAAAGAAGAATGCTGAAGCTCGCACATAAGTATCGCGACTGCATTATGACAGGGTATACCCATATGCAGCCGGCACAGCCGATTACTGTAGGGTATTACTATACGGCCGCGATTGAAGCGTTGGGACGAGATTTTGACCGTCTGAGGGAAGCCTATGAAAAGACGAATCAGGAGACGCTTGGAGCTGCCGCTCTGGCGGGAACGGGATTTCCGATTGATCGCAAGGCCCTTGAAGAAATGCTCGGTTTTGAGGGAATTGTAACCAACGCAATGGACTGTGTCGGCAATAAAGACTATCTGCTCGAGACGGAGAGTGCAGTCTCTATCCTGATGGTCCATCTCAGTCGCTTTGCGCAGGATCATTATATCTGGTGCACGGATGAGTTCGGCTATGCTGTGGTAGGCGGGGAAATCGCCATCGTCAGCAGTATTATGCCACAGAAAAAGAACCCTGTTACGCTTGAAATGGTCAAAGCAAAAGCATCCAATATGATAGGGACATTCGTATCGGGATGTGCCGTCGCAAAGAACACGCTGTTTTCGCTTTGTATGGATCTCTTCGAAATGCATGCTACATACTGGCCTGCATGGGAAACCAGTCGGGACGCACTTCGTCTTTTCCACGAGACGCTGAAGTATTTTACCTTCCATAAGGAGCGAATGTACGAAGCCGCGAAGTCCAATTTCTCCACCGTCACGGCGCTTGCCGATTTTCTCGTGCGAAAGCACGACATATCCTTTTCGGAGGCACATGATATTGTAGCGGATATGGTCAATGTCTTAGCAGAGAGTCAAAAGGAGATTACCGAAATGAATGCCTCTCTGTTGAAAGAATCTTCCGAGCAGGTGATTGGAAGAGCATTGGAGTCGACGGATGATGAAATCTGGACCGTTCTGGATCCGCTTCTGAATGTTTGTGGAAAAACAAGCCTCGGCAGTCCCGGTGAGGAATCACTCCGTCAGATGCTGGAGATGTCTGATGCGATGATTAGCGAGCAGGAATCTTGGCTGGAAGAGCGGAAGGATGTCGTTCGGAAAGCATACGACCGCATACAGAAGCAAATTTAA